tgtcggtcgacataacgtctccgttccctccatcagggaacgagggttacgtacgtaaccgagacgttttgaCAGCATcttcattttacagcatttttacagaagtgcctaaactttaaacatttaacgtttgttctgtttctttgtgttattccagacagactgatgatgatcagatcagatctccgtggagcactggctgttgtcagactccttgtgcaaacgctaatctcactggattattacaattcaTGTCAAAATGAATGTTCGGAAATATAAACTTGCATAGTGTACTCTCTCATGGGACAGAGACTAACAATAACATTCATTTTACCTAttcctttttttttggggggggggggtcaactcACATATACTTTCAAAgtgaagcatttttttaaaatttgcaaTTTTGTTTGGCTTATAATAACTGTTCATTCATTCTTCAGGTTTTTTCAGTACTGATACAGAAGGAGAGTCAGCAatagtgatggagggagattcagtcactctacacactgatgtTAAAACAGACCAACAAGCAAAGATTAGATGGTATTATTATGACACTCGCATCGCTCAGATCAGTGGAGATCTCAGTAAgacctgtacagatgttcagtgtaatgaaggtactgagagattcagagaaagactgaagctggatcatcagactggatctctgaccatcacaaacaccagagaAGTGGACTCAGGAGTTTATCGTCTACGTATCATCAGCAGTGACACCATCACTGAAAAGGTCTTCATTGTTGCTGTATATGGTGAGTCATTATGTGTAAAAACAAGTCATGTACTTTCAAATTTAGTGATTTGTTTTTGCTGTGACATTGTGGGTGTCTCTTTATGTGTATATTAGTTCATAATAGGTAATTTTGTCAAAAACACAATTACTTTTGAAGTGGAATTGTAGATTTAAATCTATGAATGTTTCATTGTGATTTAAAACATTGCTTTCAATcggttatttattaatttttatcttTTAGTCATATTCTGATGAAGATGaaagttctattttttttctgtttaaatgcaTCAGGTACTCAGGTTTCTTTTTAGTTCATCGGGAATCCAAAGTGCAAAggatttgataaaaaattatgaagtgtTTTCCCCTCAGAAGAGTCCTCCAGcagctgttggtttgtgtttcagatgttcCTGCAGCTGAACAagataaaatgaagagaaagtcagtgaagaagggagaatctgtcactttagatcctgGTGAAGTTAAAAACCTGAATGATTCGATGACGTGGTATTTCAATGACActctcatcgctgaaatcactggagatccCAATAAAACCTGTTCAGATGGTCAGTGTGAAGACCCTGATGGacgattcagagacagactgcatctggatcatcagactggatctctgaccatcacaaacaccagcaccacagactctggagaatataaactacagATGAACCGCAGCAGAATCAGTATCATAAGGAGTTTCAGTGTAATTGTCACTGGTGAGTATCATTAGTCACTCCACACACATTCCTTTGCAGTTTTAGAAAACAGTTTGACGTATGTAAATCAACCCAGTGAAAGATTTCATTGTGGGCTGTTAGAAAGAGTTAGTTTTGGttcagttttaaaatataacCGAGATCATCTCTTATCACCTTCACATGCTTATCACattggctgcatttacactgcaggtcttgatgcccaaatccgattttctgactatatccgATTTTTTTGACGACCCgcttacatcatcttttaaaagtgtcccgtatccgatttttgcatttacactatacactgctgaaactaccaaacgtaGACGTTCTGACCCGGAAAAGGATGTAAAACAGCACgaaatacaatggatgcagatgcaaataaaattatacagtgttttacattccacaatattttgaaaagtcaacaaaaaaaaatcagcaaaacttTGGTCTCATACGGCGGAGAAAAAAGAGGAGCCCTTGTTGCAGCCTGGGCGAATTTCGCGTTGATGTCACTTTTTTAATGAAGTACGACTCGCATTTACTGGGGAATATCcgatttgtctgcttacatggcacacgcaaatgcacgtattcgattcatatccgatttattaccacatatgaatgaggcctgaatccgatctgagaacatcggaatccatgcgtttttttcctgcttacacgtacaccggtcatatccgatctgtgccacatgagaggaaaaaatcggaattgggccacttgaaccatgcagtgtaaatagGGCCATAGAGTATTACATTATGAATTTTACAAGTCTGttgttattaatgacagaaatgcATAATTGTTGTCCTGTAAATGCTGCTGTTTTACCTGCTGTTCCTCAGAAATCCACCAGATTTAtgaaaagtgatgtgacattcagccccctgggggtgagggcccactccacacggagtgtggacccatactcagaatttgtgctctgcatttaacccatccaaagtgcacacacacagagcagtgaacacacacacacacacactgtgaacacacacccggagcaggcatttatgctgcggcgcccagggagcaggtaggggttcgatgccttgctcaagggcacctaagtcatggtattgaaggtggagagagaactgtacacacactcaccccacccacaattcctgccggcccgagactcgaactcaaaacctttcgattgggagtccaaccctctaaccattaggccacgacttcccctgaaATAAATCAATATCATACTGGTGACCTAGATGGACGAGTGTAAATATCAGTCAAAGGCATTGCTAAAGTTGATTATTAGTCAGTCTCTAGAAATAATGATTGTCTGTCTTTATCTGTTCCAGATTCAAGAGTGTCTTCAGCTGCTAAAGGAGGAGTATttgctgttattgtttttgttgttgttctgttgttTACGGCTGCAGCAGTTGCTGCTGGGATTTACTATCGTCACAGGAAATCTACACAAGGACTAAATGGCAAGCATTACATACAGCTGATTAGATTTGTTCCAATTAATCTAAGTACTATATGCTTAatgtaatttgttgttgttgaaacagGCATGTTCAGGCTGCACAGTAACAATGAGGTGAGATACTCTTTCTGTCTGCAAACAAAACCCTGAATTTACATATTGATTTCTGTGAGATCTACAAAAATCACAGTTAGAAGTCTGTCTgagatttctgtgtgtgtgtgtggtttcattCAGATATTATTACTTAGAAACaccaattacaaataaataaataaaaaacactgttaaaagAACATGCTGGAAttatcttttaaatgtatttgtcatATCATGTTATTGTcaaaaaatattatgacattttaGGATCTCTAGATTAATTTATGTTGTGATCAGCCATGATTAAAAGCTTTAGGCAATCAGATTATTGCATTAATTTCCAATGGATTctacattttgtaaatattatgaaATGCACTTGTTTCtacttcataaaaatattttatctgcaAGCAAGTCATGTACAGTAATATGTTAGTTCATTCTACCTCTAACCAGatgataattttgtttttgtttcttttatctgtttattatctataatttgttattttacctgctaccttcaaaaggtgtgtgtgtgtgtgtgagagagagactgaggcTGAATCATCAAATCTGATCATTTGTTCTCTTGCAGGGGAATGGTGCACTACACTCAGAATGGGGTTTAACTGATGACTGCTGATAATGGGACATCACAGTAGCAGTAGTTCATATTTGGGTGACTTGAAATGTAAGAGAggagcagaaaaagaaaagattgaACTGTGAGCCTTTACTGAGAAGAGGTTCTACTCTGAACCAGTTCTGATGTTTGATggtctgttttaaatattttatattttaaatatgtataatattacaCATTATTCCTTCTATTTTGTTTccacaaatgtgtatttttttttttctgccaagtTTGTGCATGCACTTTCTTTCAGTTCTGTTGCCTTAAGGTAAATTTCACTACTTTATTACTTTACATTATCTGTCCATTATAGAAATTTCAATTAGAAAATTTGTGTTGTTAATATAGAGGTTTGTTTTGTCAGTCTCcttcagttatgtttaaaaaaacatgaaacatgtctgttgcatttgttcatttttgtattttcttttgttgtatgtttgtgtttgaatGTTATGATATAATCACTGTGTGATTGAAATAATCACCTTCTCTTGAATCTATCACCTCATTCCAGGACAGAAATAATATGTTTGACACCTGTTATGAACATCATCTGTTTGTCAGAACAATGGTAGACCTAATTGTGCAACCGTCTATTATTTCTCAGGTTTATCCTGTTTGATGTGGATCATGAGATCTGCTCCCagagattttgtatttttttattatccaaGGAAAACAACATATATTCCATTTTTTAACAACTGTTTTGTACTAGAGATTTATGTGAATGTTTGTTTGCACATATGACACATGCTATTAAATATACTGTACTAACTGAGTTTGTAATTGAAATCTGTGTTTGTTATTGAATAGAAATACATATTATAGAAAAACATATTAAACTGTCACCATTAACATTTCAGGATTCAACCTTTGACCCAAGCAACAACTTAATCAGTTTAATCCTAGCAATAGGAACACGTGTATTAATATTGAATGAGGGTGAATTCTTGGTTATGGCACTAGATGGTGCTCTAGTAAAGTAGGGTACACATGCTTGTCTTGTACActtaggccgggttcacaccgcaagatgcagcagagcagaagcagcgcgttagcagcaggtaggcagagcagaagcagcgcgcgcctattttgctttcacactggcagctgaggcagcgcgcaactgaacagcGGAGTTTGGTCAGTAGCAGGCACGGCACGgttctggtgaagcaggcctacaagctgggattggtagtgctgcactgtaatcatagttatttatttatatttttcattatattttattatatgatattggtttgagactgagagtattttatttagtggagaacttattttatttcttattctttttttttttttatttatatatattttattaaaaagtattttttttaaaggtgtatagtaataaacaacctgcagtttaatgtttgcatttctttcccttactgtaccgaaaatgaaccgaaccgtgactttaaaaccgaggtacgtaccgaaccgtgatttttgcgtaccgttacacccctaatatatacatatatatatatacatacataaaaagccctgtatatatatatatgtgcaggTCAGAGCCATACTGATGCAGTCCAGAGTGCCATCGgcctcctgaacacacacaccacatataAACATAGcagtacatatacacacacacattttatatatatatatatatatatatatatatatatatatatatatatatatatatatatatatatatatataattctaagtgcattgttcatttgttttactGTACTATAAGTTGGAAAATGATCAAAACTTATTGGGGACATCCCACACACCTCGTGAAGCTCCTTTTTCTAAAGCAGAAGTCAAATGGTTTCATATGAGCCAGAAtggaaaaaacaaagaaaaaccatTGAACCACACACCACTGACACCTCGAACACACTCCCACACTGACTCACGTTAACATCTAGCAGATACAAGCTCGTGCAGTACCTGTTTGTCCAACAGATAAACCACATACAGATGTGAATCAATGAGACCACAGCAGGCTCTCCACTGCTTTTGGTGAGCATTCTGCCTCTACGTTTAgcagtttgttttttaatgatatttgcaCACATGAGAATTCTACTGGCCATATGATTTAGATCTGTTAAAAGTACTTTAATATTTTGGAGGAGACCATTTCACGAATCCATCTTTAATTACATTGCTTCAGAACGATCCTGCTGTTAATCCTAAAACTGAAACCGAGGTTGTTGAAGGAGATTTAAGAGTTCTTGTACTTGGAGAAGGATTTAAGTTTGAT
The genomic region above belongs to Carassius auratus strain Wakin unplaced genomic scaffold, ASM336829v1 scaf_tig00031891, whole genome shotgun sequence and contains:
- the LOC113080620 gene encoding uncharacterized protein LOC113080620 isoform X2, coding for MEGDSVTLHTDVKTDQQAKIRWYYYDTRIAQISGDLSKTCTDVQCNEGTERFRERLKLDHQTGSLTITNTREVDSGVYRLRIISSDTITEKVFIVAVYDVPAAEQDKMKRKSVKKGESVTLDPGEVKNLNDSMTWYFNDTLIAEITGDPNKTCSDGQCEDPDGRFRDRLHLDHQTGSLTITNTSTTDSGEYKLQMNRSRISIIRSFSVIVTDSRVSSAAKGGVFAVIVFVVVLLFTAAAVAAGIYYRHRKSTQGLNGMFRLHSNNEGNGALHSEWGLTDDC
- the LOC113080620 gene encoding carcinoembryonic antigen-related cell adhesion molecule 3-like isoform X1, yielding MNYFWITIILHVTGVSGVYTDGVSVTVNEGESVTLYTYVTTVQQEKISWYFNDIKLAEITGGQSKICTDVQCDGRFRNRLILGHKNGSLTIKDPRHTDSGVYKLKITKNSRDLEKIFIVTVHGFFSTDTEGESAIVMEGDSVTLHTDVKTDQQAKIRWYYYDTRIAQISGDLSKTCTDVQCNEGTERFRERLKLDHQTGSLTITNTREVDSGVYRLRIISSDTITEKVFIVAVYDVPAAEQDKMKRKSVKKGESVTLDPGEVKNLNDSMTWYFNDTLIAEITGDPNKTCSDGQCEDPDGRFRDRLHLDHQTGSLTITNTSTTDSGEYKLQMNRSRISIIRSFSVIVTDSRVSSAAKGGVFAVIVFVVVLLFTAAAVAAGIYYRHRKSTQGLNGMFRLHSNNEGNGALHSEWGLTDDC